From a single Couchioplanes caeruleus genomic region:
- a CDS encoding MurR/RpiR family transcriptional regulator, with amino-acid sequence MTGTRRTPAPTAQRAAGGSPTTVRARGLLPSLSPAEQRVARVIIDEAATAAGLTITDLAGRARASETTVIRFCRAMGFAGYSELRLTLAAEAGRAAGAATTGRELIDSDISETDELAQVVKKIAFADARAVEDTALQIDIAVLEQVVDLVAGARRVDIYGVGASAFVAADFQHKLHRIGRISYAWSDLHVALTSAALLDERDVAFGISHTGATADTVEAFAEAGRHGARLVALTNFPKSPITRIADHVLTTAARETTFRSGAMASRLAQLTVIDCVFVGVAQRTYPQTRHALEVTYEAVRGRRVDSVRGRA; translated from the coding sequence ATGACAGGCACCAGGCGTACGCCGGCACCGACCGCGCAGCGGGCGGCCGGCGGCTCACCCACGACCGTGCGGGCCCGCGGCCTGCTCCCCTCGCTCTCCCCGGCCGAGCAGCGGGTCGCCCGCGTGATCATCGACGAGGCGGCGACCGCCGCCGGGCTCACCATCACCGACCTCGCCGGGCGCGCCCGCGCCTCCGAGACCACGGTGATCCGGTTCTGCCGCGCGATGGGCTTCGCCGGCTACTCCGAGCTGCGGCTGACCCTCGCCGCCGAGGCGGGCCGGGCGGCCGGCGCGGCGACCACCGGCCGCGAGCTGATCGACAGCGACATCAGCGAGACCGACGAGCTCGCGCAGGTGGTCAAGAAGATCGCCTTCGCCGACGCCCGGGCCGTCGAGGACACCGCCCTGCAGATCGACATCGCCGTCCTCGAGCAGGTCGTCGACCTCGTCGCCGGCGCCCGGCGCGTCGACATCTACGGCGTCGGCGCCAGCGCCTTCGTCGCCGCCGACTTCCAGCACAAGCTGCACCGGATCGGCCGGATCTCGTACGCGTGGAGCGACCTGCACGTGGCGCTCACCAGCGCGGCGCTGCTCGACGAGCGGGACGTGGCCTTCGGTATCTCGCACACCGGCGCGACCGCCGACACCGTGGAGGCGTTCGCCGAGGCGGGCCGGCACGGTGCACGGCTGGTGGCGCTGACCAACTTCCCCAAGTCGCCGATCACCCGGATCGCCGACCACGTGCTCACCACGGCGGCGCGGGAGACGACGTTCCGCTCCGGCGCGATGGCCAGCCGGCTCGCCCAGCTGACGGTCATCGACTGCGTGTTCGTCGGTGTCGCCCAGCGGACGTACCCGCAGACGCGGCACGCGCTCGAGGTGACGTACGAGGCCGTCCGGGGCCGGCGGGTGGACTCCGTCCGGGGGCGCGCGTGA
- a CDS encoding carbohydrate ABC transporter permease → MRGKRLFVATFLGPPLLLYGVFVLSPYVQAFAISATDWRGLTPQYDFVGPANVRRLADDGLFWNALWHNALLLVLLPPATILLGLFLASMLSVGGRRDRAGVHGVRGAALYRIVYFFPQVLSVAVIGVLWKQIYAPNSGLLNGALRAVGLDSLARPWLGDPRFSFWCVALVLLWSNAGFYVVLFGAAMQAIPRDIYEAALLDGATRATTLFRVTVPLLWDTVQVAWVYLAIVAIDAFAVAQIITDGGPGFSSDVVGLRLYRTAFTDAQFGYASTMGVAMFFLTLSVAALFLRVTRRDRAGL, encoded by the coding sequence GTGCGAGGCAAGCGGCTGTTCGTCGCCACGTTCCTCGGCCCGCCGCTGCTGCTGTACGGCGTCTTCGTGCTGTCGCCGTACGTGCAGGCCTTCGCGATCTCCGCGACCGACTGGCGCGGCCTCACCCCGCAGTACGACTTCGTCGGCCCGGCCAACGTCCGCCGGCTGGCCGACGACGGCCTGTTCTGGAACGCGTTGTGGCACAACGCGCTGCTGCTCGTGCTGCTGCCGCCGGCGACGATCCTGCTCGGACTGTTCCTCGCGTCGATGCTCAGCGTCGGTGGGCGCCGGGACCGGGCCGGCGTGCACGGCGTCCGCGGCGCCGCCCTGTACCGGATCGTCTACTTCTTCCCGCAGGTGCTGTCCGTGGCCGTCATCGGCGTGCTGTGGAAGCAGATCTACGCGCCGAACAGCGGCCTGCTCAACGGCGCCCTGCGCGCCGTGGGACTGGATTCGCTGGCCCGGCCGTGGCTCGGCGACCCGCGGTTCTCGTTCTGGTGCGTGGCCCTCGTGCTGCTGTGGAGCAACGCCGGCTTCTACGTCGTGCTGTTCGGTGCGGCGATGCAGGCGATCCCCCGCGACATCTACGAGGCGGCGCTGCTGGACGGGGCGACCCGAGCCACCACCCTGTTCCGGGTCACCGTGCCGCTGCTGTGGGACACCGTCCAGGTCGCGTGGGTGTACCTCGCGATCGTGGCCATCGACGCCTTCGCCGTCGCGCAGATCATCACGGACGGCGGCCCCGGGTTCTCGTCCGACGTCGTGGGGCTGCGGCTCTACCGGACCGCCTTCACCGACGCCCAATTCGGGTACGCGTCCACGATGGGCGTCGCGATGTTCTTCCTGACCCTGTCGGTCGCCGCCCTGTTCCTGCGCGTCACCCGCCGCGACCGGGCGGGGCTGTAG
- the murQ gene encoding N-acetylmuramic acid 6-phosphate etherase: MRPGEQAPLGRTEQRNPRTAAIDRISSLELLRVINDEDRTVPGAVTGVLPVLAAAVDLAVEALSGGCRVHYVGSGTSGRLAVLDAAELGPTFGLEPGRLVAHLAGGAAALTGASAGAEDDEDAGAAAMAGVTAGDVVVGVAASGRTPYVRGALASARSRGAHTVLVSADPAAPLARYADLHVAPDTGPEVVTGSTRMKAGTAQKLVLNAFSTAAMVRLGRTYSNLMTDMLPSNDKLRDRQLRILADATGADPVRCRGALLDAQGDARVAVVMLLGQAGAEGARCALEEARGHVHAALTALTGGPAPGLS; encoded by the coding sequence GTGAGGCCGGGCGAACAGGCGCCGCTGGGCCGCACCGAGCAGCGCAATCCGCGGACCGCGGCGATCGACCGCATCTCCAGCCTGGAGCTGCTGCGCGTCATCAACGACGAGGACCGTACGGTGCCCGGCGCGGTGACCGGCGTCCTGCCCGTGCTCGCCGCCGCCGTCGACCTCGCCGTCGAGGCGCTGTCGGGTGGCTGCCGGGTCCATTACGTCGGCTCGGGCACCTCCGGGCGGCTGGCCGTGCTCGACGCGGCGGAGCTGGGCCCCACGTTCGGGCTCGAGCCGGGACGGCTGGTCGCGCACCTCGCCGGGGGAGCGGCCGCGCTCACCGGCGCCTCCGCGGGCGCCGAGGACGACGAGGACGCGGGTGCGGCGGCGATGGCCGGGGTGACCGCGGGGGACGTGGTGGTCGGGGTGGCGGCGAGCGGGCGGACGCCGTACGTGCGCGGCGCCCTGGCCTCGGCGCGGTCCCGGGGCGCGCACACGGTGCTCGTGTCGGCCGACCCCGCGGCGCCGCTCGCCCGGTACGCGGACCTGCACGTCGCGCCCGACACCGGCCCCGAGGTGGTGACCGGCTCCACGAGGATGAAGGCGGGCACGGCGCAGAAGCTCGTGCTCAACGCGTTCTCCACCGCCGCGATGGTGCGGCTCGGGCGCACGTACTCGAACCTGATGACCGACATGCTGCCCAGCAACGACAAGCTCCGCGACCGGCAGCTGCGGATCCTGGCCGACGCGACGGGCGCCGACCCGGTCCGGTGCCGCGGGGCGCTGCTCGACGCCCAGGGCGATGCGCGGGTGGCGGTGGTGATGCTGCTCGGGCAGGCCGGTGCGGAAGGGGCCCGGTGCGCCCTCGAGGAGGCCCGGGGACACGTGCACGCCGCCCTGACCGCGCTGACCGGCGGCCCCGCCCCGGGCCTGAGCTGA
- a CDS encoding glycoside hydrolase family 3 protein, translating to MRMRPVASFVTLLLTVSGAAIPAGPAAARPAASEVERLLARMTLPEKVGQLFTTYAYGSDATAPSSADAAANRSLYGVDTPAEVVAKYHLGGVIYFTWTNSLQSPRQLVTLANGLQAAATGSGARIPVMISTDQEHGVVSRMPAPATQFPGGMALGAGRSARDAYRTGRVTGAELGAVGIGQAWAPVADVNVNPANPVIGVRSFGSDPALAAALTAAQIEGFQRGADTSAAAKHFPGHGDTSTDSHTGLPVITHTREQWSRIDAPPFRAAVAAGVDAVMTAHIVVPALDPSGDPATLSRPIITGLLRGELGYRGVVVTDSLEMAGVREKYGDDRVPVLALKAGADMLLMPPDLDVAVGAVLGAVASGELTEERIDQSVRRILTLKHKRGLLSWTPLDPAAAERAVGSPAHLRVAGDVTDRTVTAIRNDAGVLPLRGARSVLVTGWSSSAQRTVPVLADSLAARGVSATALVTGLPTDAQIAEAVAAAGRHEVTVVLTSRAWDTTSADPGARQQALVRALLATGRPVVVVAVRDPYDIAYLPGVSTYLATYSSTGVAMQSLARVLLGEVPPRGRLPVAIPVAGDPSRELYPFGHGLTWRTR from the coding sequence ATGCGGATGCGTCCGGTCGCTTCATTCGTCACGTTGCTCCTGACCGTGTCCGGGGCGGCGATCCCGGCCGGTCCCGCCGCCGCGCGCCCCGCGGCGTCCGAGGTGGAGCGGCTGCTGGCCCGCATGACGTTGCCGGAGAAGGTCGGGCAGCTCTTCACCACGTACGCGTACGGCTCGGACGCCACCGCACCGTCCAGCGCGGACGCCGCCGCCAACCGCTCTCTCTACGGAGTGGACACCCCGGCCGAGGTCGTCGCCAAGTACCACCTCGGCGGCGTCATCTACTTCACCTGGACGAACAGCCTGCAGTCGCCGCGCCAGCTCGTCACGCTCGCCAACGGGCTGCAGGCAGCGGCGACCGGCAGCGGCGCCCGCATCCCGGTGATGATCTCCACCGACCAGGAGCACGGCGTCGTGTCCCGGATGCCCGCGCCCGCCACCCAGTTCCCCGGCGGCATGGCGCTGGGCGCCGGGCGCTCGGCGCGCGACGCATACCGCACCGGCCGGGTCACCGGCGCCGAGCTCGGCGCGGTCGGCATCGGCCAGGCCTGGGCGCCGGTCGCCGACGTCAACGTCAACCCCGCCAACCCCGTCATCGGCGTACGGTCCTTCGGCAGCGACCCGGCGCTGGCCGCCGCCCTCACCGCCGCCCAGATCGAGGGGTTCCAGCGCGGCGCGGACACCTCCGCGGCAGCCAAGCACTTCCCGGGCCACGGTGACACGAGCACGGACAGCCACACCGGGCTGCCCGTCATCACGCACACCCGCGAGCAGTGGTCGCGCATCGACGCCCCGCCGTTCCGGGCCGCCGTCGCCGCGGGCGTCGACGCCGTGATGACCGCGCACATCGTGGTGCCCGCGCTCGACCCGTCCGGCGACCCCGCCACGCTGTCCCGGCCCATCATCACCGGCCTGCTGCGCGGCGAGCTCGGCTACCGCGGGGTGGTCGTGACCGACTCGCTCGAGATGGCCGGCGTCCGCGAGAAGTACGGCGACGACCGCGTCCCGGTGCTCGCCCTCAAAGCCGGCGCCGACATGCTGCTGATGCCCCCGGACCTCGACGTGGCGGTCGGCGCGGTGCTCGGCGCCGTCGCCTCCGGGGAGCTCACCGAGGAGCGCATCGACCAGTCCGTACGCCGCATCCTGACCCTCAAGCACAAGCGTGGCCTGCTGTCGTGGACGCCCCTCGACCCGGCCGCCGCCGAGCGCGCCGTCGGCAGCCCCGCGCACCTGCGGGTGGCCGGCGACGTCACCGACCGTACGGTCACGGCGATCCGCAACGACGCGGGCGTGCTGCCCCTGCGGGGTGCCCGTTCGGTGCTGGTCACCGGGTGGAGCTCGAGCGCCCAGCGCACCGTGCCCGTCCTCGCCGACTCGCTGGCCGCTCGGGGGGTCAGCGCGACGGCGCTCGTCACCGGCCTGCCCACCGACGCGCAGATCGCCGAGGCGGTCGCCGCGGCGGGCCGGCACGAGGTGACCGTGGTGCTCACGTCACGGGCGTGGGACACCACTTCCGCCGATCCGGGCGCCCGCCAGCAGGCGCTCGTCCGTGCCCTGCTCGCCACCGGCCGCCCGGTCGTGGTGGTCGCCGTGCGGGACCCGTACGACATCGCGTACCTGCCGGGGGTCAGCACGTACCTGGCCACGTACAGCTCCACGGGGGTGGCCATGCAGTCGCTGGCGCGGGTGCTGCTCGGTGAGGTGCCGCCGCGGGGCCGGCTGCCGGTCGCGATCCCGGTGGCCGGTGACCCGTCGCGGGAGCTGTACCCGTTCGGCCACGGGCTGACGTGGCGGACGCGGTGA
- a CDS encoding MerR family transcriptional regulator — MRIKELAELTGCTVRTIRFYHQIGLLAVPGRRDGVRDYDLTHLARLARVRWLAEAGIPLATVATMLGEQPGPGRRAEAADAEAVLTDLRAGIAALDEKLEDLREQRDRMARLAAAVEHDGRLCLVPPAVARFYEDMEARADDEKARRVIRRERDFMELAYYRGDIPAESVVLYEGLTEAGLAGSLESFRAIAHRYEGDEPLDDREIERAAAGVVERVTRQLGPDFPRVAGTLDLDVARRAADLYLRLSDPRHRRLDRAIADALLTAIEKGRTP; from the coding sequence GTGCGCATCAAGGAGCTGGCGGAGCTGACCGGCTGCACCGTACGGACGATCCGCTTCTATCACCAGATCGGGCTGCTGGCCGTGCCCGGCCGGCGCGACGGCGTGCGCGACTACGACCTGACGCATCTGGCCCGGCTGGCGCGGGTGCGCTGGCTGGCCGAGGCCGGCATCCCGCTCGCCACGGTCGCCACGATGCTCGGGGAGCAGCCCGGGCCCGGCCGTCGCGCGGAGGCCGCGGACGCGGAGGCGGTGCTCACCGACCTGCGGGCGGGCATCGCGGCGCTCGACGAGAAGCTCGAGGACCTGCGCGAGCAGCGGGACCGGATGGCGCGGCTGGCGGCGGCGGTGGAGCACGACGGCCGCCTCTGCCTGGTGCCGCCGGCCGTCGCGCGCTTCTACGAGGACATGGAGGCGCGCGCCGACGACGAGAAGGCGCGGCGCGTGATCCGCCGCGAACGCGACTTCATGGAGCTCGCGTACTACCGCGGCGACATCCCGGCCGAGTCCGTCGTGCTCTACGAGGGCCTCACCGAGGCCGGGCTGGCCGGCAGCCTCGAGTCGTTCCGCGCGATCGCCCACCGGTACGAGGGCGACGAGCCGCTCGACGACCGGGAGATCGAGCGGGCCGCCGCGGGCGTGGTCGAGCGCGTCACCCGCCAGCTCGGGCCGGACTTCCCCCGGGTGGCGGGGACGCTGGACCTCGACGTCGCCCGCCGCGCCGCGGACCTCTACCTGCGGCTGTCCGACCCGCGGCACCGCCGGCTCGACCGGGCCATCGCCGACGCGCTGCTGACCGCCATCGAGAAGGGCAGGACGCCGTGA
- a CDS encoding ABC transporter ATP-binding protein, protein MTTDAIEVDGLVKRFGAFVAVDGLDLHVAPGTVHGFLGPNGAGKSTTIRVLLGLGRAGGGRVRVLGLDPATHAAQITRRTSYVPGEVALWPDLTGQEMLDALAGLRGARDAGAERRLTAEFALDTRRRVRTYSKGNRQKVALIAAFAAPTDLLVLDEPTSGLDPLMEEVFQRCVRQAAAGGRTVLLSSHILAEVEKVCDEVTIIKDGRLVEAGRLAGLRHLAASTVTARPAAELAGPVGERLRDLGLDVRTDDGTLSVSTPRALVPAVLGVLAAAGADDITCAPASLEDLFLRHYAAVPR, encoded by the coding sequence GTGACCACGGACGCCATCGAGGTGGACGGGCTGGTGAAGCGGTTCGGCGCGTTCGTGGCCGTGGACGGCCTGGACCTGCACGTCGCGCCCGGCACCGTGCACGGCTTCCTGGGCCCGAACGGCGCCGGCAAGTCGACCACGATCCGGGTGCTGCTCGGGCTGGGCCGGGCCGGCGGCGGCCGGGTCCGGGTGCTCGGCCTCGACCCGGCCACGCACGCCGCGCAGATCACGAGGCGCACCTCGTACGTGCCCGGGGAGGTCGCGCTCTGGCCCGACCTGACCGGCCAGGAGATGCTCGACGCGCTCGCCGGGCTGCGGGGCGCCCGCGACGCCGGGGCCGAGCGGCGCCTCACCGCCGAGTTCGCCCTCGACACCCGCCGGCGGGTCCGCACGTACTCGAAGGGCAACCGGCAGAAGGTCGCCCTGATCGCCGCCTTCGCCGCCCCGACCGACCTGCTCGTCCTCGACGAGCCGACCTCCGGGCTGGACCCGCTGATGGAGGAGGTGTTCCAGCGCTGCGTCCGGCAGGCCGCCGCGGGCGGCCGCACGGTCCTGCTGTCCAGCCACATCCTGGCCGAGGTCGAGAAGGTGTGCGACGAGGTCACCATCATCAAGGACGGCCGGCTGGTCGAGGCGGGACGCCTGGCCGGCCTGCGCCACCTCGCCGCCTCGACCGTCACCGCCCGGCCCGCGGCGGAGCTGGCCGGTCCGGTCGGTGAGCGCCTGCGCGACCTGGGACTCGACGTACGAACGGACGACGGCACGCTGAGCGTCAGCACGCCGCGCGCCCTCGTACCCGCCGTGCTGGGCGTGCTGGCCGCCGCCGGGGCCGACGACATCACCTGCGCCCCGGCCAGCCTGGAGGACCTGTTCCTGCGGCACTACGCGGCGGTGCCCCGATGA
- a CDS encoding isocitrate lyase/PEP mutase family protein yields the protein MTSVQDRFRALHDSGTFVMPNPWDAGSARLLEHLGFAALATTSSGLAASLGRLDQQVTREELVRHVAGLTSAVAVPVSVDAEWCFADTPAGIAETVDLLAVAGAAGISIEDYDPAAERVVPGEVAAERVAAAARACRRHGIVLTARAENHLYGHDDLDDTIRRLAAYREAGADVVYAPGLRSPADIGRLVRSVAAPVNVLAVAGTPSVADLAELGVRRVSTGGALAWAAYGALRDAARELLTAGTTTFRERALTGDEAAAAFS from the coding sequence ATGACTTCCGTCCAGGACCGGTTCCGCGCGCTGCACGACTCCGGCACATTCGTCATGCCGAACCCGTGGGACGCCGGCTCGGCGCGGCTGCTCGAACACCTCGGCTTCGCCGCGCTGGCCACCACCTCGTCGGGCCTCGCGGCGAGCCTGGGCCGGCTCGACCAGCAGGTCACCCGGGAGGAGCTCGTCCGGCACGTCGCCGGGCTCACCTCGGCGGTCGCCGTGCCGGTGAGCGTCGACGCGGAATGGTGCTTCGCCGACACCCCGGCCGGCATCGCGGAGACGGTGGACCTGCTGGCCGTGGCCGGCGCGGCGGGCATCTCCATCGAGGACTACGACCCGGCAGCCGAGCGGGTGGTGCCCGGCGAGGTGGCTGCCGAACGGGTCGCCGCCGCCGCGCGGGCCTGCCGGCGGCACGGCATCGTGCTGACCGCCCGCGCCGAGAACCACCTGTACGGGCACGACGACCTCGACGACACGATCCGGCGGCTGGCCGCGTACCGGGAGGCGGGGGCGGACGTGGTCTACGCGCCCGGCCTGCGCTCGCCGGCCGACATCGGGCGCCTCGTCCGGTCGGTGGCCGCCCCGGTGAACGTGCTCGCCGTGGCCGGTACGCCGAGCGTCGCGGACCTGGCGGAGCTGGGCGTGCGGCGGGTGTCGACGGGCGGGGCGCTGGCCTGGGCGGCGTACGGCGCGCTGCGGGACGCCGCCCGGGAGCTGCTGACCGCGGGCACCACGACGTTCCGGGAGCGGGCGCTCACCGGCGACGAGGCCGCCGCCGCCTTCAGCTGA
- a CDS encoding winged helix-turn-helix transcriptional regulator, translated as MPYPATARRSVEVFVSLVIPDVLEASCATRQALERLASKWRVLLIYALLAGPQRHAELRRRVAGITQKVLTETLRDMERDGLVQRRVLKETPPQHVEYALTALGKTLQEPLAAICAWAAENDAAGPATGMPGPRA; from the coding sequence GTGCCGTACCCGGCCACGGCCCGCCGATCCGTGGAGGTGTTCGTGTCGCTGGTGATTCCCGACGTGCTCGAGGCGAGCTGCGCGACGCGGCAGGCGCTGGAACGGCTCGCCTCGAAGTGGCGGGTGCTGCTCATCTACGCGCTGCTCGCCGGCCCGCAACGGCACGCCGAGCTGCGCCGCCGGGTCGCGGGGATCACCCAGAAGGTGCTGACCGAGACGCTGCGGGACATGGAACGCGACGGGCTGGTGCAGCGGCGGGTGCTCAAGGAGACGCCGCCGCAGCACGTCGAGTACGCGCTGACCGCGCTCGGCAAGACCCTGCAGGAACCACTCGCCGCCATCTGCGCCTGGGCGGCGGAGAACGACGCGGCCGGGCCCGCCACCGGGATGCCGGGTCCGCGCGCCTGA
- a CDS encoding alpha/beta hydrolase, translating into MSSERVTFTADGITLIGDLAVAADGAPAIVLTGPFTGVKEQVVGVYAARLRDRGITTLAFDHRGFGESGGRRAHEDSQGKLADLRAAVSLLAGHPAVDPARVGIVGVCLGGGYAVRAAAADPRIGAVAGIAGAYNSPARFSAADPGGYRAALASFIERYDEELPAVAPGGAPAAMGGDEPYAYYGTERSAAAHWENRVTYGSLHSLMTFDALGAAPLLTATPLLVVHGRTDAYCAPELAAAVHADAAGPKEIRWLDAKQHIDLYDVEPYVSQAADAAADFLHRHLGAA; encoded by the coding sequence ATGTCCAGCGAACGCGTCACCTTCACCGCCGACGGCATCACGCTGATCGGCGACCTCGCGGTAGCCGCGGACGGGGCTCCGGCGATCGTCCTCACCGGGCCGTTCACCGGCGTCAAGGAGCAGGTCGTCGGCGTGTACGCCGCCCGGCTGCGGGACCGGGGCATCACGACGCTCGCCTTCGACCACCGCGGCTTCGGCGAGAGCGGCGGGCGGCGGGCGCACGAGGACAGCCAGGGCAAGCTCGCCGATCTGCGGGCGGCGGTGAGCCTGCTCGCCGGCCATCCGGCCGTCGACCCGGCGCGGGTGGGGATCGTGGGCGTCTGCCTCGGCGGCGGTTACGCGGTCCGGGCGGCAGCGGCCGATCCCCGGATCGGCGCGGTCGCCGGCATCGCGGGCGCGTACAACAGCCCGGCCCGGTTCAGCGCGGCGGACCCCGGCGGCTACCGCGCGGCCCTCGCGTCGTTCATCGAGCGCTACGACGAGGAGCTGCCGGCGGTCGCCCCGGGCGGCGCGCCCGCGGCGATGGGCGGCGACGAACCGTACGCCTACTACGGCACCGAGCGCTCGGCGGCGGCGCACTGGGAGAACAGGGTCACGTACGGCTCGCTGCACTCCCTCATGACCTTCGACGCCCTGGGCGCGGCGCCGCTGCTCACCGCCACGCCGCTGCTCGTCGTCCACGGCCGTACGGACGCCTACTGCGCGCCGGAGCTCGCCGCCGCGGTGCACGCCGACGCGGCCGGTCCGAAGGAGATCCGCTGGCTCGACGCGAAGCAGCACATCGACCTCTACGACGTCGAGCCGTACGTCAGCCAGGCCGCGGACGCCGCCGCCGACTTCCTGCACCGCCACCTCGGCGCGGCCTGA
- the ngcE gene encoding N-acetylglucosamine/diacetylchitobiose ABC transporter substrate-binding protein, which yields MAQTISRRRLLHGAAALGALAGTGALTGCALGGDSDDDSEDRGAADAPLEVVIFNGGFGEEYAKAHEALYRERHPGARIKHSATQQIAETLQPRFVAGTPPDVLDNSGGNQIDFNALVSQGALADLGDLLAAPSLDDPKVAVRDTLLPGIVDVGSYDGRFLALNYAYSAYGTWYSEKLFADRGWQYPTTWDGMIALCRQISAAGIAPWTYPGVHARYMSWPILASAAKLGGVEVLKAIDNLEPGAWRHDAVRTAVDAYRQLAVDGYVQAGAEGMDHIQAQTQWCRGRAALIFCGSWLENEQKAVTPPDFRMAVAPTPSLTTGDKLPYAAFRGTGSEPFVVPAKAKNLRGGLEYLRIMLSRTGAADFTRTAGSLSCVAGVSAGLGLAPGLTSVTRMMAAPGAQTFTWLYPSYYRKLERTYVNAATADLFARRLDAAGWVDRCQKAADDIARDPSVKKYKRA from the coding sequence ATGGCACAGACGATCAGCCGGCGCCGTCTGCTGCACGGCGCGGCCGCCCTCGGTGCCCTCGCCGGCACGGGCGCCCTCACCGGCTGCGCGCTGGGCGGCGACAGCGACGACGACAGCGAGGACAGGGGCGCGGCGGACGCCCCGCTGGAGGTCGTCATCTTCAACGGTGGCTTCGGCGAGGAGTACGCCAAGGCCCACGAGGCGCTGTACCGCGAACGCCACCCGGGGGCGCGGATCAAGCACTCGGCCACCCAGCAGATCGCCGAGACGCTGCAGCCGCGGTTCGTGGCCGGCACCCCGCCGGACGTGCTGGACAACTCCGGCGGCAACCAGATCGACTTCAACGCGCTGGTCTCCCAGGGAGCGCTGGCCGACCTCGGCGACCTGCTCGCGGCGCCGAGCCTCGACGACCCGAAGGTGGCCGTCAGGGACACGCTGCTGCCGGGCATCGTCGACGTCGGATCGTACGACGGCAGATTCCTCGCGCTGAACTATGCGTACTCGGCGTACGGGACCTGGTATTCGGAGAAGCTCTTCGCCGACCGCGGCTGGCAGTACCCGACCACCTGGGACGGCATGATCGCGCTGTGCCGGCAGATCAGTGCCGCCGGCATCGCGCCGTGGACGTACCCGGGGGTGCACGCCCGCTACATGAGCTGGCCGATCCTCGCGTCCGCGGCCAAGCTCGGCGGCGTCGAGGTGCTCAAGGCGATCGACAACCTGGAGCCGGGCGCGTGGCGCCACGACGCGGTCCGCACGGCCGTGGACGCCTACCGCCAGCTGGCGGTCGACGGGTACGTGCAGGCCGGCGCCGAGGGCATGGACCACATCCAGGCCCAGACGCAGTGGTGCCGGGGCCGCGCCGCCCTCATCTTCTGCGGCTCGTGGCTGGAGAACGAGCAGAAGGCCGTCACCCCGCCGGACTTCCGGATGGCCGTCGCACCCACGCCCAGCCTCACCACCGGCGACAAGCTGCCGTACGCGGCGTTCCGGGGCACCGGCAGCGAGCCGTTCGTGGTGCCCGCCAAGGCGAAGAACCTCCGCGGCGGCCTCGAGTACCTGCGCATCATGCTGTCGCGCACGGGCGCCGCCGACTTCACCCGTACGGCCGGGAGCCTCAGCTGCGTCGCCGGGGTGAGCGCCGGCCTCGGCCTGGCACCCGGCCTCACCTCGGTCACCCGGATGATGGCCGCTCCCGGGGCGCAGACCTTCACCTGGCTGTACCCGTCGTACTACCGCAAGCTCGAACGCACCTACGTCAACGCCGCCACGGCCGACCTGTTCGCCCGCCGCCTCGACGCGGCCGGCTGGGTGGACCGGTGCCAGAAGGCCGCCGACGACATCGCGAGAGACCCGTCGGTCAAGAAGTACAAGCGGGCCTGA
- a CDS encoding response regulator transcription factor has translation MTVRVVIAEDAALFRAGLTRLIEDHGHRVCAAVGDAGTLLAAVAGHRPDVVVADIRMPPTHTDEGLRAALEIRRRYPGTGVLMLSQYIETRYTARLLEGNAAGAGYLLKERVADVAEFLDALQRIAAGGTALDPEVVGRLLRAGRRADGLAALTARERHVLTLMAEGRSNAGIAEALVVTGGTVEKHVASIFDKLGLPPGESGNRRVLAVLRYLGS, from the coding sequence ATGACGGTCCGGGTGGTGATCGCCGAGGACGCGGCGCTGTTCCGCGCGGGGCTCACCCGGCTGATCGAGGACCACGGCCACCGGGTGTGCGCCGCGGTGGGCGACGCCGGCACCCTGCTGGCGGCGGTGGCCGGGCACCGCCCCGACGTCGTGGTGGCCGACATCCGGATGCCGCCGACGCACACCGACGAGGGGCTGCGCGCGGCGCTGGAGATCCGCCGCCGCTACCCGGGCACCGGTGTGCTGATGCTGTCGCAGTACATCGAGACCAGGTACACGGCCCGGCTGCTGGAGGGCAACGCGGCGGGCGCCGGCTACCTGCTGAAGGAGCGGGTCGCCGACGTGGCCGAGTTCCTCGACGCGCTGCAGCGGATCGCCGCGGGCGGCACGGCCCTCGACCCCGAGGTCGTCGGCCGGCTTCTGCGCGCCGGACGCCGCGCCGACGGCCTGGCCGCGCTCACCGCGCGCGAGCGGCACGTGCTCACGCTGATGGCAGAGGGGCGGTCGAACGCCGGCATCGCCGAGGCGCTCGTGGTGACCGGCGGCACGGTGGAGAAGCACGTGGCGAGCATCTTCGACAAGCTCGGGCTGCCGCCGGGCGAAAGCGGCAACCGTCGCGTGCTCGCGGTCCTGCGCTACCTCGGCTCGTAG